A single genomic interval of Daucus carota subsp. sativus chromosome 1, DH1 v3.0, whole genome shotgun sequence harbors:
- the LOC108206338 gene encoding bZIP transcription factor 11 — MTSSSGTATTTSSGSSLLQNSGSEKDLQVLMDERKRKRMISNRESARRSRMRKQKHLDDLMAQLNQLKTENEHIMTSMSVTTQHFLNIESENSVLAAQVAELSNRLQSLNEIISFMDARNANLGSVQDHAYSVFGDEPSCDNMFINMNMPMNYLYANQHPIMASADGLQY, encoded by the coding sequence ATGACTTCCTCTAGTGGAACAGCAACAACAACTTCCTCAGGGTCATCTCTGCTTCAGAACTCAGGCTCTGAGAAAGATCTGCAGGTACTAATGGATGAGAGGAAAAGAAAGCGCATGATATCGAACCGTGAATCAGCAAGAAGATCAAGAATGAGGAAGCAGAAGCATTTGGATGATCTGATGGCTCAGCTCAACCAGCTCAAAACAGAAAATGAGCATATCATGACAAGTATGAGTGTCACTACTCAACATTTCCTCAACATAGAGTCTGAGAACTCAGTCTTGGCAGCCCAAGTGGCTGAGCTTTCAAACAGACTGCAGTCACTCAATGAGATCATCAGCTTCATGGATGCAAGGAATGCAAATCTTGGGAGTGTTCAAGACCATGCTTACAGTGTTTTTGGTGATGAGCCATCTTGTGATAACATGTTCATCAACATGAACATGCCAATGAATTATTTGTATGCAAACCAGCATCCTATAATGGCATCTGCAGATGGGTTACAGTACTGA